In Eucalyptus grandis isolate ANBG69807.140 chromosome 4, ASM1654582v1, whole genome shotgun sequence, the following proteins share a genomic window:
- the LOC104441761 gene encoding glutathione S-transferase T1 → MTLKVYADRMSQPSRAVIIFCKVNGIDFEEVKIDLAKRQHRSPEFKDVNPMGQVPAIVDGRFKLFESHAILIYLSCSFPGVADHWYPADLSRRAKIHSALDWHHSNLRRGAAAYVLNTTLAPALGLPLNPAAAAEGEKLLSSSLLKIESIWLKGNGPFLLGGFQPSIADLSLVCEITQLEVLGDQDRDRILAPYKKVQKWVESTRKATQPQFDEVHQVIMKLKTRLQMQRSAGGNTGADSRGKLSSKM, encoded by the exons ATGACGCTCAAGGTCTACGCAGATCGCATGTCGCAGCCGTCTCGTGCCGTCATCATCTTCTGCAA GGTCAATGGAATCGACTTCGAGGAGGTGAAGATAGACCTCGCTAAGCGCCAGCATCGGTCCCCCGAATTCAAGG ACGTAAACCCAATGGGACAAGTTCCAGCTATTGTTGATGGGAGATTTAAACTTTTTGAGAG TCATGCTATTCTCATCTATCTTAGTTGTTCATTTCCTGGGGTTGCAGATCACTG GTACCCTGCTGATCTTTCCCGGAGAGCTAAGATACACTCAGCATTGGATTGGCACCATTCCAATTTACGACGGGGAGCAG CTGCCTATGTACTGAATACTACTCTGGCTCCCGCGCTTGGATTACCATTGAACCCAGCAGCTGCTGCTGAGGGTGAGAAACTTCTGTCCTCATCTTTGTTGAAGATAGAGTCTATCTGGCTCAAAGGCAATGGTCCATTTCTGCTAGGTGGCTTTCAGCCATCCATTGCTGATCTCAGCTTAGTATGTGAAATAACGCAACTAGAG GTACTTGGTGACCAGGACCGTGATCGCATTCTAGCTCCCTACAAGAAAGTTCAAAAGTGGGTGGAGAGCACAAGAAAGGCTACGCAGCCACAGTTTGATGAAGTACATCAAGTCATAATGAAATTAAAGACAAGACTTCAAATGCAGCGATCAGCAGGAGGAAACACCGGGGCTGATTCGAGAGGGAAATTGTCTTCGAAAATGTGA
- the LOC104441763 gene encoding probable copper-transporting ATPase HMA5: MFSATRMRSSASAGSVAKAVEQLPGVGEAVVDVEEMSERSVQVCRIHINGMTCTSCSSTVESALQAVRGVHKAHVALVTEEAEVYYDSSILSYNNLLKAIEDAGFEASLVSSGKDISKIQLKVEGIQTDNPSYTMKLIQSSLQALPGVQSVDTDHGMSKISICYKADLTGPRSFMKVIELTGSGHLKASISSVGEREGEARKQKETEQYLRSFLWSLVFTVPVFLTSMVFMYIPWINGVLDVKVVNMLTFGETLRWVLSTPVQFIIGWRFYTGAFKALRLGSANMDVLIALGTNAAYLYSVYSLLRSATSQSFKSMEFFETSCMLITVILLGKYLEVLAKGKTSEAIAKLMDLAPETGVLLTMDEEDNVTDEHEIDTRLIEKNDVIKIMPGAKVASDGVVIWGQSHVNESMITGEPKPVMKTKDDVVIGGTVNQNGVLHIMVTKVGSATTLSQIVRLVESAQMGKAPIQNFADHISKYFVPLVVISSVSTWTAWLFVGRYHGYPQSWLPASMSSFELALQFGIAVMVIACPCALGLATPTAVMVGTGLGASHGVLIKGGQALENTHKVNCVVFDKTGTLTMGKPMVVNAKLLKTMEPQQFYELIAATEVNSEHPLAKAIVEHAKTFWEEGDKSIWPEARDFVSVPGHGVKAMVRDREILIGNKSLMLQHNMNIPEDAENILAQAEKMAQTGILVSFDREVTGVLAISDPLKPGVREVISILKSMKVMSIMVTGDNLGTAESIAKEVGIGTIIAEANPEQKAEKVKDLQALGYTVAMVGDGINDSPALAVADVGMAIGAGTDIAIEAADIVLMKSNLEDVITAIDLSRKTFFRIRLNYIWAFGYNVIGMPIAAGILFPFTGFRLPPWIAGVAMAASSVSVVCSSLLLKNYKRPKELDSLPMHGIATE, encoded by the exons ATGTTTTCAGCAACCAGAATGAGGAGCTCTGCAAGTGCTGGATCAGTGGCGAAAGCAGTTGAGCAACTTCCAGGAGTGGGGGAAGCCGTTGTGGATGTCGAA GAGATGAGTGAGAGATCAGTCCAGGTATGCCGGATCCACATCAATGGGATGACTTGCACCTCTTGTTCCTCCACAGTTGAATCAGCTTTACAAGCGGTCAGGGGTGTGCATAAGGCTCATGTGGCTTTAGTAACGGAAGAAGCGGAAGTATACTACGACTCAAGCATCTTAAGCTACAACAACTTGCTCAAAGCCATTGAGGATGCTGGATTTGAGGCCTCTCTTGTGAGTTCAGGGAAAGATATTAGCAAAATACAGCTCAAAGTTGAGGGCATCCAAACAGATAACCCTTCTTATACAATGAAATTAATCCAAAGTTCTCTCCAGGCACTTCCGGGGGTTCAATCTGTGGATACAGATCACGGAATGAGTAAAATCTCCATATGCTATAAAGCAGATTTGACAGGACCCAGGAGCTTCATGAAAGTGATTGAGTTGACGGGGTCTGGCCATCTCAAGGCGAGTATATCTTCTGTAGGAGAACGAGAAGGAGAAGCTCGTAAGCAAAAAGAAACCGAGCAATACCTCAGATCCTTTCTCTGGAGTTTAGTGTTCACTGTTCCTGTCTTTTTGACATCTATGGTTTTCATGTATATTCCTTGGATTAACGGTGTATTAGATGTTAAAGTTGTTAATATGCTGACTTTTGGAGAAACTTTGAGATGGGTCCTGTCCACTCCAGTACAATTCATCATTGGATGGCGATTTTATACTGGGGCTTTTAAAGCTTTGCGCCTCGGTTCTGCTAACATGGATGTTCTGATCGCTTTAGGGACGAATGCCGCATACTTATACTCTGTCTACTCATTGTTGAGATCAGCAACTTCTCAAAGTTTCAAGAGCATGGAATTCTTTGAGACAAGCTGTATGCTTATCACAGTCATTCTCTTAGGGAAGTATTTAGAGGTTTTGGCCAAGGGAAAGACTTCTGAAGCCATTGCCAAGCTTATGGACTTGGCACCTGAAACAGGAGTTCTCTTAACAATGGATGAGGAGGACAACGTAACTGATGAGCATGAAATTGATACCCGGCTGATCGAGAAGAACGATGTGATAAAGATCATGCCAGGCGCAAAAGTAGCCTCGGATGGCGTGGTCATCTGGGGGCAAAGCCATGTCAATGAAAGCATGATAACAGGAGAACCCAAACCTGTGATGAAGACCAAGGACGATGTGGTGATCGGAGGCACGGTGAATCAGAACGGAGTCCTGCATATTATGGTAACAAAAGTTGGATCAGCCACTACCCTTTCACAGATTGTTCGACTGGTCGAGTCAGCCCAAATGGGCAAGGCTCCTATCCAGAATTTTGCCGATCACATTTCCAAGTACTTTGTGCCTTTG GTCGTTATCTCTTCAGTATCTACGTGGACTGCCTGGCTTTTTGTGGGGAGGTATCATGGCTATCCACAATCTTGGCTTCCAGCTTCCATGAGCAGCTTCGAACTTGCTCTACAGTTCGGAATAGCCGTGATGGTCATAGCCTGCCCATGTGCCCTCGGCCTTGCAACACCAACTGCAGTGATGGTCGGCACTGGACTCGGTGCATCTCATGGTGTCCTGATCAAAGGAGGCCAAGCATTGGAAAATACACATAAG GTGAACTGTGTCGTGTTTGACAAGACAGGAACACTCACGATGGGGAAACCAATGGTGGTCAACGCAAAACTCTTGAAGACCATGGAGCCACAACAATTTTACGAGCTCATCGCTGCAACTGAG GTCAACAGCGAACACCCATTGGCCAAGGCTATTGTCGAACATGCCAAAACATTTTGGGAAGAAGGGGACAAATCAATCTGGCCAGAAGCAAGAGACTTTGTCTCTGTCCCCGGCCATGGAGTCAAGGCCATGGTTAGGGACAGAGAAATATTAATAGGAAACAAGAGCTTGATGCTGCAACACAACATGAATATTCCTGAGGATGCCGAGAACATACTAGCACAAGCAGAAAAAATGGCTCAGACTGGGATTCTAGTGTCCTTTGACCGAGAGGTGACGGGAGTGTTGGCCATATCGGATCCATTAAAACCGGGTGTACGTGAAGTTATCTCCATTCTCAAGTCCATGAAAGTGATGAGTATCATGGTGACAGGTGACAACTTGGGCACTGCTGAATCCATTGCCAAGGAGGTCGGCATTGGAACAATTATTGCAGAAGCCAATCCGGAGCAGAAAGCCGAGAAAGTCAAGGACTTACAG GCTTTAGGTTATACAGTTGCAATGGTAGGAGATGGGATCAACGACTCGCCAGCGCTCGCAGTAGCTGATGTAGGAATGGCAATCGGTGCTGGCACGGACATCGCAATCGAGGCTGCCGACATTGTCCTCATGAAGAGTAATCTGGAAGATGTGATAACTGCCATCGATCTCtccaggaaaacatttttccggATCCGTTTGAACTACATCTGGGCCTTCGGTTACAACGTCATAGGAATGCCAATAGCAGCGGGGATCCTCTTCCCATTTACAGGATTCCGGCTACCACCTTGGATTGCTGGAGTGGCAATGGCAGCCTCCTCTGTCAGTGTTGTTTGTTCTTCCCTCCTGTTGAAGAACTACAAGAGGCCAAAAGAACTGGACTCTTTGCCAATGCATGGGATAGCGACAGAATGA